Proteins encoded by one window of Candidatus Endowatersipora endosymbiont of Watersipora subatra:
- the rsmG gene encoding 16S rRNA (guanine(527)-N(7))-methyltransferase RsmG, whose amino-acid sequence MDQIGLTRIRTLIEISRETEIRLLNYIFLLRQWQLKMNLVSSSTLKDVWMRHVMDSIQIFQVAPTATQWVDIGSGAGFPGLIVAILLADLKRKNDELLKVHLVEVIRKKCSFLEAVSREIKKNDFDVSLTIHNKRIEIILPRLQVPNVVCARALTSLNRLFDITYCHLSAGAIGIFSKGQGYLKELTEAKQRWYFDVITHYSCVMNNSVILEIHNLKKK is encoded by the coding sequence ATGGATCAAATAGGGTTGACACGAATCAGGACATTGATTGAGATTTCACGGGAAACGGAGATACGCTTACTCAATTATATTTTTCTCCTGAGGCAATGGCAACTTAAAATGAATCTTGTTTCATCATCAACATTGAAAGATGTGTGGATGCGTCATGTTATGGATTCAATACAAATTTTCCAAGTTGCCCCGACAGCAACTCAATGGGTTGATATTGGTAGTGGTGCTGGATTTCCTGGCCTTATCGTAGCAATTTTATTAGCTGATCTAAAGAGGAAGAATGATGAATTGTTAAAGGTTCATCTTGTTGAAGTTATTAGGAAAAAATGTTCTTTTCTAGAGGCTGTGAGTCGGGAAATCAAAAAAAATGACTTTGATGTTAGTCTCACTATACATAACAAACGAATTGAAATCATATTGCCTCGATTACAGGTACCCAATGTTGTTTGCGCCCGTGCGCTCACATCACTAAATCGCCTTTTTGATATCACTTATTGTCATCTGAGTGCTGGGGCTATAGGAATTTTTTCAAAAGGACAGGGATATTTGAAAGAGTTAACTGAAGCTAAACAACGGTGGTATTTTGATGTTATCACTCATTATAGCTGTGTCATGAATAATTCCGTTATCCTTGAAATTCATAACCTGAAAAAAAAATAA
- the holA gene encoding DNA polymerase III subunit delta has product MVTKKADEVDMFLKKPETRFTIVLIYGPDRGLVFERGQVFAQKTGIDLNDPFSTVRIDADNPEVDFARINDEIHTRSMFGHKRLIWIRGQIPKNITRILKPVFDLPPFDSIILVEGGVLRKSNPLRSRIEKSTFAIALPCYQDQACAIDQIINDELTHWNLKMSREARLLLKKRLGGDRMASRSEINKLCLYALGKGKIELDDIRAIVSDVSELAIDELLDSVFTGHFYEIETIFSRLMIRGIPPYQITLALQKNFQMILESAVMIESRNENPQSVISRLHPSLNLQRRNNIIKAVSIWNRSALERILIQLQTASLEVRKNTRLAQSLTSITLLAIAREAY; this is encoded by the coding sequence ATGGTTACAAAAAAAGCTGACGAAGTTGACATGTTTCTTAAGAAACCTGAGACTCGTTTTACGATCGTTCTTATTTACGGACCAGATAGAGGTCTTGTTTTTGAACGAGGACAGGTTTTTGCTCAAAAAACAGGGATTGATCTCAATGATCCGTTTTCGACCGTTCGGATTGATGCCGATAATCCAGAAGTTGATTTCGCCCGTATAAACGATGAGATCCATACCAGATCAATGTTTGGCCATAAACGATTGATCTGGATACGAGGGCAGATACCAAAAAATATCACAAGAATCCTTAAGCCTGTTTTTGATTTACCGCCTTTTGATTCAATTATCTTGGTTGAAGGAGGGGTCCTTAGAAAATCAAATCCATTACGAAGTCGAATCGAGAAATCGACATTTGCAATCGCCTTACCTTGTTATCAGGATCAGGCGTGTGCCATCGATCAGATCATTAATGATGAGTTAACCCATTGGAATCTAAAAATGAGCCGCGAGGCTCGTTTACTTCTAAAAAAAAGGTTGGGTGGTGATCGGATGGCCAGTCGCAGCGAAATAAATAAACTCTGTCTTTATGCTCTGGGAAAAGGAAAAATAGAACTTGATGATATTCGAGCCATTGTCAGTGATGTCTCTGAATTGGCCATAGATGAGTTGCTTGATTCCGTTTTCACGGGTCATTTCTATGAGATAGAAACTATCTTTTCCCGTCTCATGATAAGGGGTATACCCCCTTATCAAATCACTTTAGCTCTACAAAAAAACTTTCAAATGATTCTTGAATCAGCCGTAATGATAGAATCAAGAAACGAGAATCCACAATCAGTGATATCACGCTTACATCCATCATTAAATCTTCAAAGAAGAAATAATATAATTAAGGCAGTATCCATTTGGAATCGCTCTGCACTGGAACGGATATTGATTCAACTGCAAACAGCTTCTTTGGAAGTTAGAAAAAACACTAGATTAGCTCAATCACTGACATCAATCACACTCCTAGCTATTGCACGAGAGGCTTATTGA
- the lptE gene encoding LPS assembly lipoprotein LptE produces the protein MLSYRKFLSQGAIRYNSSLAVAMTMTFILLQGCTIQSLLNTTQDSIHSSFMYNRSTADILARMEVGKANSRVGQQVRNALLFALNGGKQKDDGRYQVNLIITKTTQNLPLSRDIQAPISTSLELSSQYTLLDKKDGSIVDTGKCQTLISYNQNYQNFASDRALRDAENRGAKALAEKLRLVIARTISSL, from the coding sequence ATGTTGTCATATAGGAAATTTCTATCTCAAGGAGCTATCCGATACAATAGTAGCCTTGCTGTTGCTATGACTATGACTTTCATCCTTCTTCAGGGTTGTACAATACAGTCCTTGCTGAATACAACCCAAGATTCTATTCATTCTTCATTTATGTATAACCGTTCGACAGCCGATATCCTCGCACGCATGGAAGTAGGGAAAGCAAATTCTCGCGTTGGACAACAAGTACGCAATGCACTTTTATTCGCTCTCAATGGCGGAAAACAGAAGGATGATGGACGCTACCAAGTCAATCTGATAATTACAAAGACCACCCAGAATCTCCCCTTAAGCAGGGATATTCAAGCCCCCATTTCCACAAGTCTAGAACTATCTAGCCAATATACTCTTCTTGATAAGAAGGATGGGTCAATAGTTGATACAGGTAAATGCCAAACTCTTATCTCCTACAATCAAAATTATCAAAACTTTGCAAGCGATCGCGCTTTGCGTGATGCAGAAAATCGTGGAGCAAAGGCCCTAGCAGAAAAATTGCGTTTAGTAATCGCACGAACTATTTCAAGTCTTTAG
- the leuS gene encoding leucine--tRNA ligase: protein MLKHYNPKVVEIKWQNRWKEAKIFETQIIPESRKTPYYVLEMFPYPSGRIHIGHVRNYTMGDVMARYKRAKGFEVLHPMGWDAFGMPAENAAIKEKIHPKNWTYDNIARMRKQLKRIGLSLDWSREFATCDPDYYCHQQKLFLDFLAAELVYRKKARINWDPVDMTVLANEQVIEGKGWRSGAQVEQRELDQWFFKITDFKEELLKGLDDLDEWPEKVRTMQRNWIGKSFGMYFTFSVKDAPLGFETLPVYTTRPDTIFGLSFAAIACDHPLARQLEKSVNGISEFRKKCSNIVTSTEAVEIASPIGFDTGLKVRHPANSSWEIPLYITNFVLMDYGTGAIMGCPAHDQRDLEFAYKYGLKVIDVFVPVSGDKRVSHVAYVPEKSERVKYICWIGQSGMIQTCQDAINVTIAEFEKQGWGKSQTQYRLRDWGISRQRYWGCPIPIVYCDICGLVPEKDENLPILLPNNVTFDQPGNPLERHPTWRNVNCPSCGRSAQRETDTMDTFVDSSWYFSRFTNSNCSTPTNLNSVNAWLPVDQYIGGIEHAILHLLYSRFFTYAMKKTGHLSIEEPFKGLFTQGMVVHETYGNTEMGWFKSKEITIEETGHSRRAFRLDNGEEIPIGNLEKMSKSKCNTVDPDDIISIYGADTVRWFVLSDSPPDRDIIWTEAGIKGAHRFIQRFWRLVMQTTTYEDTYHNNAGDQELLKATNRVLANLDIMLPKLRYNSAIAQIYKLVNQIEKAIESGVSSETLRESVSITIQMIAPMMPHIAEECWATLGFKKMVSETFWPTINQSFLFDTKITMPVQINGKKLGYVIIDKELDKIGIKDLVLKLDFVQSALLKKELKKMIIIPGKIVNVVI, encoded by the coding sequence ATGTTAAAGCATTATAATCCGAAAGTCGTCGAGATAAAGTGGCAAAACCGATGGAAAGAGGCCAAGATTTTTGAAACCCAGATTATTCCGGAGTCTAGGAAAACACCCTACTATGTTCTAGAAATGTTTCCCTATCCTTCTGGCCGCATCCATATAGGCCATGTGCGCAATTATACAATGGGCGACGTCATGGCTCGATATAAAAGGGCGAAAGGATTTGAGGTCCTTCATCCTATGGGCTGGGATGCTTTTGGTATGCCAGCTGAGAATGCAGCGATAAAAGAAAAGATACACCCCAAAAACTGGACATATGATAATATCGCTCGCATGCGTAAGCAGTTAAAAAGGATAGGACTTTCGTTGGACTGGAGTCGAGAATTTGCAACGTGTGATCCTGATTATTACTGTCATCAGCAGAAACTCTTTCTCGATTTCTTAGCAGCGGAGCTGGTTTATCGTAAAAAAGCTCGTATAAACTGGGATCCGGTTGATATGACTGTTCTAGCTAATGAACAAGTTATTGAGGGGAAAGGTTGGCGTTCAGGTGCTCAGGTTGAGCAACGTGAACTTGATCAGTGGTTTTTTAAGATTACTGACTTTAAAGAAGAATTGTTGAAAGGCCTTGATGACCTTGATGAATGGCCAGAAAAGGTACGAACGATGCAGCGGAATTGGATTGGCAAGTCGTTCGGGATGTATTTTACGTTTAGCGTTAAAGATGCTCCTTTAGGCTTTGAAACACTCCCTGTTTATACGACTAGGCCTGATACAATCTTCGGTCTTAGCTTTGCGGCCATTGCTTGTGATCATCCGCTAGCAAGACAACTTGAAAAATCAGTTAATGGAATTTCTGAATTTCGGAAGAAATGTTCTAATATAGTCACCTCAACAGAGGCCGTTGAGATTGCATCCCCAATAGGCTTTGATACAGGCTTAAAGGTTAGACACCCGGCTAATTCATCATGGGAGATCCCCTTATATATCACTAATTTCGTATTGATGGATTATGGCACAGGTGCGATCATGGGCTGTCCAGCCCATGATCAACGCGATCTTGAGTTTGCCTATAAATACGGACTCAAAGTGATCGATGTTTTTGTCCCTGTCAGCGGTGATAAGAGAGTCAGCCATGTCGCCTATGTTCCAGAGAAATCTGAGAGAGTCAAATATATATGCTGGATAGGTCAATCAGGTATGATTCAAACCTGTCAAGATGCGATCAATGTTACGATCGCCGAATTTGAGAAACAAGGATGGGGGAAATCACAAACCCAATATCGACTCCGTGACTGGGGGATTTCACGCCAACGCTACTGGGGATGCCCCATTCCTATAGTCTATTGTGATATTTGTGGTCTGGTTCCTGAAAAAGATGAGAATTTGCCGATTCTGTTGCCCAATAATGTGACTTTTGATCAACCAGGCAATCCTCTTGAAAGACATCCAACCTGGCGCAATGTGAATTGCCCTTCATGTGGAAGAAGTGCACAACGAGAAACCGATACAATGGACACATTCGTGGATTCGTCATGGTATTTTTCTCGTTTTACCAATTCGAACTGTTCCACACCAACAAACCTAAATTCTGTCAACGCTTGGTTGCCTGTTGACCAGTATATTGGGGGAATCGAACACGCTATTTTGCACCTTTTATATTCACGTTTCTTTACTTATGCGATGAAAAAAACAGGTCATCTATCGATCGAAGAACCCTTTAAAGGTCTGTTTACTCAGGGAATGGTTGTTCATGAAACTTATGGTAATACAGAGATGGGCTGGTTCAAATCAAAAGAAATTACTATTGAAGAAACAGGTCATTCACGTCGAGCCTTTCGTCTCGATAATGGTGAAGAAATTCCTATTGGCAACCTAGAGAAAATGTCAAAATCAAAGTGCAACACCGTAGATCCAGATGATATCATTTCAATCTATGGTGCTGATACTGTGCGATGGTTTGTTCTCTCTGATTCTCCTCCTGACCGCGATATCATTTGGACTGAGGCTGGAATTAAAGGAGCACACCGTTTTATCCAGCGATTTTGGCGACTTGTCATGCAGACCACAACATATGAAGATACTTATCATAACAATGCTGGTGATCAAGAATTGTTAAAAGCAACGAACCGCGTTTTAGCTAATCTCGATATTATGTTACCGAAGCTGCGCTATAACAGCGCTATTGCTCAGATTTACAAATTGGTTAATCAGATTGAGAAAGCTATCGAATCAGGTGTCAGCAGTGAGACATTAAGAGAATCGGTTTCAATAACAATACAGATGATTGCTCCAATGATGCCTCATATAGCTGAAGAATGTTGGGCTACTTTAGGCTTTAAGAAAATGGTGAGTGAAACTTTTTGGCCGACCATCAATCAGAGTTTTCTATTCGATACAAAAATCACTATGCCAGTCCAGATCAATGGAAAAAAACTCGGTTATGTTATTATTGACAAGGAATTAGATAAAATAGGCATTAAGGATCTTGTCTTGAAGTTAGACTTTGTTCAGTCTGCACTCTTGAAGAAAGAACTGAAAAAGATGATCATTATTCCAGGTAAAATTGTTAATGTTGTCATATAG
- a CDS encoding YggS family pyridoxal phosphate-dependent enzyme, translating into MLAEKRLFSVKKTIEKSARKVGRRDHITMIAVSKTFPAHVVRPVIYAGQSIFGENRLQEAEEKWLPLRDEMQGIELHLIGPLQSNKVKQAVALFDVIHTVDREKIAKILAKEIRKQKKKVDLFVQVNTGKESQKSGISPCEVLAFIQYCKAELGLSIHGLMCIPPINENPEPHFSTLRQLSREGNLPNLSMGMSSDFQIAIELGATHVRLGHAIFGSR; encoded by the coding sequence ATGTTAGCAGAAAAACGGTTATTCAGTGTTAAAAAAACTATTGAGAAGAGTGCTAGAAAAGTGGGCAGAAGGGATCATATCACAATGATTGCTGTCTCCAAAACATTTCCTGCTCATGTTGTGCGTCCAGTGATTTATGCAGGGCAGTCTATTTTTGGTGAAAACCGGTTACAGGAGGCAGAAGAAAAATGGCTCCCGTTACGGGATGAAATGCAAGGGATCGAACTTCATCTAATAGGCCCCTTACAATCAAATAAGGTCAAACAAGCGGTTGCTTTATTTGATGTGATTCATACGGTTGATCGGGAAAAAATTGCCAAAATTTTGGCGAAAGAGATTAGAAAACAAAAAAAAAAGGTCGACCTTTTCGTGCAGGTCAATACTGGCAAGGAATCTCAAAAATCTGGTATCAGCCCTTGCGAGGTGTTAGCGTTTATCCAGTATTGCAAGGCCGAACTTGGACTTTCAATTCACGGATTGATGTGTATTCCCCCAATCAATGAAAATCCTGAACCTCATTTTTCTACGTTACGTCAACTCAGCAGAGAAGGCAACCTTCCTAATCTTTCTATGGGAATGTCATCAGATTTTCAAATAGCCATTGAATTGGGAGCGACCCATGTACGTCTAGGCCATGCCATCTTTGGATCACGTTAG
- a CDS encoding aspartate-semialdehyde dehydrogenase translates to MTGYNVAVVGATGNVGREILSILAERRFPADVVIPLASNRSHGTEISFGDKRLKVMSLDSHDFSTSDVAIISAGSSVSFEWIPKITASGCVVIDNSSVYRYDPNVPLIVPEVNPQAVENVRKKKIIANPNCSTVQLVVVLKPLHDRATIKRIVISTYQSVSGAGKEAMEELFKQTRSFFVSDHVKVEKFTKRIAFNCIPHIDTFMDSGDTKEEWKINAETKKILDPKIKITATAVRVPIFVSHSESVNLEFEREISAHEARDILRQAPGCSVIDKREDSGYITPYEAAGEDTTYISRIREDPTLDSGLNLWIVSDNLRKGAALNTVQIAELLVNGKLLKKK, encoded by the coding sequence ATGACAGGTTATAACGTTGCAGTTGTAGGTGCAACTGGCAATGTTGGTAGAGAAATTTTATCTATATTAGCAGAGCGTCGCTTTCCTGCTGATGTCGTCATTCCTCTGGCATCAAATCGATCCCATGGGACCGAAATTTCATTCGGCGATAAGAGATTGAAAGTGATGTCGTTGGATTCTCATGATTTTTCCACTAGTGACGTTGCAATTATATCTGCTGGTAGTTCGGTCTCTTTTGAATGGATTCCAAAGATTACAGCCTCTGGCTGTGTTGTTATCGATAATTCATCTGTCTATCGATATGATCCTAATGTCCCCTTGATTGTCCCTGAAGTCAATCCACAGGCCGTTGAAAACGTTAGGAAGAAAAAAATTATTGCTAATCCCAATTGTTCGACAGTCCAACTGGTGGTGGTACTCAAACCTCTGCATGATCGTGCCACTATTAAGCGTATTGTTATATCTACATATCAGTCTGTTTCTGGCGCTGGAAAGGAAGCCATGGAAGAGCTTTTTAAGCAGACTCGGTCTTTTTTTGTTTCTGATCATGTTAAAGTAGAAAAATTTACGAAGCGGATCGCTTTCAATTGTATTCCTCACATTGATACATTTATGGATTCAGGTGATACTAAGGAAGAATGGAAGATTAATGCAGAAACCAAGAAAATTTTAGACCCGAAAATTAAGATAACAGCCACGGCTGTTCGCGTTCCCATTTTTGTTTCTCATAGTGAATCTGTTAATCTCGAATTTGAGAGAGAGATTTCTGCTCATGAGGCTCGTGATATTTTACGTCAAGCGCCGGGATGTTCAGTGATCGATAAGCGTGAAGACAGCGGTTATATCACACCTTATGAGGCAGCGGGTGAAGACACAACATACATCTCGCGTATTCGCGAGGATCCGACGCTTGATAGCGGGCTCAATCTGTGGATTGTCTCTGATAATTTGCGTAAAGGAGCGGCTTTGAATACAGTTCAGATTGCTGAGCTTTTAGTCAATGGGAAGTTACTGAAAAAGAAATAG
- a CDS encoding heme biosynthesis protein HemY produces MFQIIFLGSMISAIVIVFQWLAYHPGSVTLIWPTFNISVELTLMQAIAALIFMIIFVMIILRILIILSYTPKKCKRWQIERRREKGYQAISKGLIAAGAEDTATARRLITKAYKCLTSDPLLDLLEMRIILLEGEYEKAHRKLIIMKDQVDTKLLGLRGLYMEAENQNESGAAANFARDALKERPGLPWAVKAMLKYFSLSSQWEEALQILETNSKNGPFKRIEYNRKRAVLLTALALRELMNHPEKAKMHALAAHNLDSSLVPAATTAAKACAILGDFRKASKILETTWKREPHPDIANTYVNLHPKDSALDRLKRSEILNQKNPDHKEGKYAIVNAAIHARQWGKARSVLTTILQDNPTDRACLLMAKIEEGEHSHRGRVREWLIHALKTPKSPTWIADGQIADFWEPVSPVTGELDAFKWKVPFQKIHNSESEINYCDLINESLTCKNH; encoded by the coding sequence ATGTTTCAAATCATCTTTTTGGGTTCTATGATCTCTGCGATAGTCATTGTTTTTCAATGGTTAGCTTATCATCCTGGCTCAGTCACTCTTATTTGGCCTACTTTCAATATCTCGGTTGAACTGACCCTCATGCAAGCGATAGCGGCCCTCATATTCATGATTATCTTTGTGATGATAATACTGAGAATTCTTATCATCCTGTCGTATACTCCTAAAAAATGTAAACGGTGGCAGATCGAGCGGCGTCGTGAAAAGGGTTATCAAGCAATATCAAAAGGCCTAATAGCAGCAGGAGCAGAAGATACCGCTACTGCTCGTAGACTCATCACAAAAGCTTACAAGTGTCTCACTAGTGATCCTTTACTAGATCTCCTTGAGATGCGAATCATTCTATTGGAAGGCGAATATGAAAAAGCTCATAGAAAATTAATCATTATGAAAGATCAGGTAGATACTAAGCTTTTAGGGTTACGGGGACTTTACATGGAAGCAGAAAATCAGAATGAATCTGGAGCTGCTGCCAATTTTGCTCGTGATGCATTAAAAGAAAGGCCCGGACTCCCATGGGCAGTGAAAGCAATGCTCAAATATTTTTCTCTCTCTAGTCAGTGGGAGGAAGCACTGCAGATACTGGAAACTAACTCTAAAAACGGGCCATTTAAAAGAATTGAATACAATCGTAAGCGAGCGGTTCTCTTGACTGCACTTGCTCTTAGAGAATTGATGAACCATCCGGAGAAAGCAAAGATGCACGCTCTAGCTGCTCATAACCTGGATTCATCCTTAGTTCCTGCTGCAACAACAGCTGCAAAAGCCTGTGCAATCTTAGGTGATTTTCGTAAAGCATCAAAGATTTTGGAAACAACCTGGAAAAGGGAACCTCATCCAGACATCGCTAACACTTACGTTAATCTTCATCCTAAAGATTCCGCCCTAGATCGACTGAAGCGGTCAGAAATTCTAAACCAGAAAAATCCTGATCATAAAGAAGGCAAGTACGCAATAGTCAATGCAGCAATTCATGCAAGACAATGGGGAAAAGCTCGTTCAGTCTTGACAACGATTTTACAAGATAACCCAACTGATCGCGCTTGTTTACTGATGGCAAAAATCGAAGAAGGGGAACATTCTCATCGTGGAAGAGTGCGTGAATGGCTCATACATGCTCTGAAAACCCCTAAAAGCCCAACCTGGATTGCAGATGGACAGATAGCTGACTTTTGGGAACCTGTTTCTCCTGTAACCGGAGAGTTGGATGCCTTTAAATGGAAGGTACCCTTTCAAAAGATTCATAACTCTGAATCAGAAATCAATTACTGTGACCTGATCAATGAATCTTTGACCTGTAAAAATCATTGA
- a CDS encoding uroporphyrinogen-III synthase, whose translation MKKILITRPYEQAQITEKILRKKGFDPIIEPMIRVKLLNNDLSQDMLLNSFDGAIITSYYAINALETIIPEHARRNFPVLAVGNATQKKLILAGFDDAQSSDGRAIDIALQAHWFFRGYHQESKNKTSYRILYPSAETTANNLSKMLSGSEINIINWPVYRTDPVNQFSPSLKVALREGWIDGILIYSSQTAGIFLKLLSNLEKTLEIPLSIPVVFCLSREIAAVFSQSQNISCKISSHPNQDSLLNLLKP comes from the coding sequence TTGAAAAAAATCCTCATTACTCGGCCATATGAACAAGCCCAAATAACAGAAAAAATTTTACGAAAAAAAGGATTCGATCCAATCATAGAACCAATGATTAGGGTGAAACTCCTAAATAACGATCTATCACAGGATATGCTTTTAAACTCTTTTGACGGGGCTATTATAACGAGCTACTATGCCATCAACGCTTTAGAAACGATCATTCCAGAACACGCAAGAAGAAATTTTCCAGTATTGGCAGTCGGAAACGCAACTCAAAAAAAACTGATATTGGCAGGGTTTGATGATGCACAATCCTCTGATGGAAGAGCAATCGACATAGCACTCCAAGCTCACTGGTTTTTTCGGGGATATCATCAAGAATCCAAGAATAAGACTTCATATCGCATACTGTATCCATCAGCCGAAACGACTGCCAACAATCTTTCAAAAATGCTATCTGGTAGCGAAATCAACATTATAAACTGGCCTGTCTATCGTACAGATCCAGTCAACCAATTTTCGCCTTCCCTGAAGGTAGCCTTAAGAGAAGGTTGGATTGATGGAATTTTGATCTACTCATCTCAAACTGCTGGAATATTTTTGAAATTATTATCAAATTTAGAAAAGACCTTAGAAATTCCTTTATCAATACCAGTTGTTTTTTGTCTTAGTAGAGAAATCGCAGCCGTTTTCTCTCAATCTCAGAATATTAGCTGCAAGATTTCAAGTCACCCCAATCAGGACAGTCTTTTAAACCTCTTAAAACCATGA
- the ffh gene encoding signal recognition particle protein, with protein MFKLLSDRFSGIFDSLTRRGALSEKDVTTALREVRYALIEADVALEVVYSLIESIQDKAVGAEVLKSVTPGQMIIKIVYDELVAILGQEEVNIDLKAPTPIFIMMVGLQGSGKTTTTGKLAKRLTEQHNKKVLMVSLDVRRPAAQEQLYQLGERTGIKTLPIIEGQSPIQIAKRAIQAGKLSGYDIVILDTAGCNHIDESLMFEMAEIRSITNPHEILLVSDALTGQDSVNIAQNFDTLIGITGLVLTRIDGDGRGGAALSMRAVTGKPIKLIGTGENIEALEYFYPKRIADRILGRGDIITLVEKASENINSEKAQSIADKIQKGLFDMDDLSEQLNRMSKLGGIGDIISMMPGINKMKKQIEDSGITDNVFSRQKAIISSMTRKERKEPKLLNASRKKRIASGSGSTLQEINRLLKIHRQMARMMKAMGGKRNKDMLSKMINDGLGREIMPPKKKNFSERIPPLSTSSFIDIQPSDINPLPKTQPFSPFRKKKK; from the coding sequence ATGTTTAAGTTACTCTCAGATCGTTTCAGTGGTATATTTGATAGCCTGACTCGTCGGGGAGCCTTATCTGAAAAAGATGTAACGACTGCATTGCGTGAAGTTAGATATGCCCTGATTGAAGCTGATGTCGCCCTAGAGGTTGTCTACTCATTAATTGAGTCTATTCAGGATAAAGCAGTTGGCGCTGAGGTTCTTAAATCCGTTACTCCTGGACAGATGATTATCAAAATTGTTTACGATGAACTCGTGGCTATCTTGGGTCAAGAAGAAGTCAATATTGATCTTAAAGCCCCTACCCCGATTTTTATTATGATGGTTGGCCTGCAGGGATCTGGTAAAACGACTACAACTGGCAAATTAGCTAAAAGGCTAACAGAACAGCACAACAAAAAAGTCCTGATGGTATCTCTCGATGTTCGACGTCCGGCTGCCCAAGAACAATTATACCAGCTTGGAGAACGAACTGGAATCAAAACTCTACCAATTATTGAGGGACAGTCTCCTATCCAGATTGCCAAGCGCGCTATTCAAGCAGGAAAGTTAAGTGGCTATGATATTGTCATTCTTGATACTGCAGGCTGTAACCATATTGATGAATCTCTGATGTTCGAAATGGCGGAGATCCGATCAATTACGAATCCCCATGAAATTTTGCTGGTTTCGGATGCACTGACTGGTCAGGATTCGGTGAATATAGCCCAAAATTTTGATACTCTTATCGGCATTACAGGCTTAGTGCTCACGCGAATAGACGGAGATGGACGAGGGGGAGCAGCACTTTCTATGCGTGCAGTAACAGGAAAACCAATCAAATTGATCGGTACTGGAGAAAACATAGAGGCGCTTGAATATTTCTATCCCAAACGGATTGCTGACCGAATTCTAGGGAGGGGTGATATTATCACTCTAGTCGAAAAAGCTTCGGAAAACATCAATTCTGAAAAAGCTCAATCCATAGCTGATAAAATACAGAAAGGTCTCTTTGATATGGATGATCTTTCTGAGCAATTGAATCGGATGTCAAAACTTGGTGGTATTGGGGACATCATCTCTATGATGCCTGGAATTAACAAAATGAAAAAACAAATTGAAGATTCCGGTATTACTGATAATGTCTTTTCACGACAGAAGGCGATCATTTCTTCAATGACGAGAAAGGAACGAAAAGAACCTAAATTGCTTAATGCAAGCCGCAAAAAACGGATTGCTTCGGGTTCTGGTTCTACACTTCAAGAAATCAATCGACTCTTGAAAATACATCGCCAGATGGCTCGTATGATGAAAGCAATGGGTGGTAAAAGAAACAAGGATATGCTGTCTAAAATGATCAATGATGGTTTAGGAAGAGAGATCATGCCCCCAAAAAAGAAAAATTTTTCTGAACGGATCCCACCTTTATCCACTTCGTCGTTCATTGATATTCAACCGAGTGACATAAATCCTTTACCTAAAACTCAGCCATTTTCTCCATTTAGGAAGAAGAAAAAATGA
- a CDS encoding PRC-barrel domain-containing protein — MRLKVIDSNGAGYGKIVEIYKFGAGNILEIEGFDRKTCYLEFRRANVPAIDFVSETITINIPETVS; from the coding sequence ATGAGATTGAAAGTTATTGATTCAAATGGCGCCGGTTATGGCAAGATTGTGGAGATTTACAAATTTGGTGCAGGCAATATTTTAGAAATTGAAGGGTTCGACAGAAAAACCTGTTATCTTGAATTCAGAAGAGCTAATGTTCCTGCTATTGACTTCGTATCAGAAACTATAACTATCAATATACCTGAGACAGTCAGTTAA